In one window of Dermochelys coriacea isolate rDerCor1 chromosome 3, rDerCor1.pri.v4, whole genome shotgun sequence DNA:
- the AARS2 gene encoding alanine--tRNA ligase, mitochondrial isoform X1: MAAGGHVRGLLRVPPGWRCDPRRARSAAAGPPAGQVRQAFLRFFQEQHKHRLVPSAPVRPRGDPGLLFVNAGMNQFKPIFLGTAHPRSELAQYKRVVNSQKCVRAGGKHNDLDDVGRDVYHHTFFEMLGNWSFGDYFKEEACGMAWELLTQIYEIPKDHLYITYFGGDASLGLSPDEESRDIWLSLGVPPSHVLPFPLRENFWEMGETGPCGPCTEIHYDHVGGGRHGAALVNQDSPDVVEIWNLVFMQYSREADGSLRPLPQHHVDTGMGLERLMTVLQNKRSNYDTDLFTPILDAIHKGCGGPGYQGLVGEADVRSVNMAYRVVADHVRTLSVCIADGVYPGMSGAELVLRRILRRAVRFCSEVLHAPPGFLASLVPAVVEVLGDAYPELRKNTDQIMNIINDNEAAFLSSLLRGRRIIDRTLLQMGPSKLFPGEVAWSLYGNLGFPLDLIGLMIEEKGIQLDWAALDQLAQEDAKRKAQTQQAEQLEGSGVRLDIHSLAQLQRDGVPATDDSPKYAYTLGQDGRYAFSPCQATVLMLYKDQSLQKEVGAGQRCGVLLDRTSFYAEQGGQAHDRGYLVRLGQQDVLFPVESVQLSGGYVIHEVTAPETLQAGDRVQLFVDEAQRLACMVNHTATHLLSFALRHVLGDQTEQRGSHVTADQLRFDFSTQAPVTTQQLQEVEGVIQEVVDQNEIVYMAEAPLALAGGIQGLRTMDEVYPDPVRVVSVGVPIESVLTSNSQAAMQTSVELCCGTHLLQTGAVQDLTITSEHQLVKGISRIIAVTGEQAKQAREVGQSLAKEVDSLSARVKQGSSSLPMVQILSKEVGRLTEEVGSTAIPQWQRREMQAILKALQRAANTAIRKLEISQAAEKAQGLLEKHSKQPVIIDTIPADSLSILMKVVNQLCDKSPGASVLLLSPQASGEVLCACQVSKSALPTFSAADWALAVCTHMGGKAGGSGIVAKGTGNTKDLQGALTAALEFARTRL, encoded by the exons ATGGCCGCGGGAGGCCATGTGCGGGGGCTGCTCCGGGTCCCCCCGGGTTGGCGCTGCGATCCGCGCCGGGCTCGCTCCGCCGCCGCCGGTCCCCCGGCCGGGCAGGTCCGCCAGGCCTTTCTCCGCTTTTTCCAGGAGCAGCACAAACACCGGCTGGTGCCCTCGGCCCCGGTGCGGCCCCGCGGGGACCCCGGGCTCCTCTTCGTCAACGCGGGCATGAACCAG TTCAAGCCCATTTTCCTGGGCACAGCACATCCCCGAAGTGAGCTGGCACAGTACAAGCGTGTGGTGAACAGCCAGAAATGTGTGCGCGCTGGCGGGAAGcacaatgatttggatgatgtCGGCAGAGACGTTTACCACCACACCTTCTTTGAGATGCTGGGGAACTGGTCCTTTGGGGATTATTTCAAA GAGGAAGCATGTGGCATGGCATGGGAGCTCCTAACACAGATCTATGAGATCCCAAAAGACCATCTCTACATCACCTATTTTGGAGGAGATGCCTCACTGGGTCTGAGCCCAGATGAGGAGAGCAGGGACATATGGCTCAGCCTAGG GGTGCCTCCCAGTCATGTGCTTCCTTTCCCACTGAGGGAAAACTTCTGGGAGATGGGTGAGACAGGCCCTTGTGGCCCCTGCACCGAGATCCACTACGACCACGTGGGTGGCGGCAGGCACGGGGCAGCACTGGTGAACCAGGATAGCCCTGATGTGGTGGAGATCTGGAACCTGGTCTTCATGCAGTACAGCAG AGAGGCTGATGGGAGTCTGCGTCCATTGCCCCAGCACCACGTGGACACGGGGATGGGCCTAGAAAGGCTGATGACAGTTCTGCAGAACAAGCGCTCCAACTACGACACAGACCTCTTCACCCCCATCCTGGATGCCATCCACAAG ggCTGCGGGGGGCCTGGGTACCAGGGCCTGGTGGGGGAGGCCGATGTCAGGTCTGTGAACATGGCCTACCGCGTGGTGGCGGATCATGTGCGCACCCTGTCCGTGTGCATTGCCGACGGCGTGTACCCCGGCATGTCCGGGGCTGA GCTGGTGCTGCGCCGCATCCTGCGCAGAGCTGTCCGGTTTTGCTCTGAAGTTCTCCACGCTCCGCCAGGGTTCCTGGCCAGCTTGGTTCCTGCCGTGGTGGAAGTTCTG GGAGATGCCTATCCGGAGCTGAGGAAGAATACAGACCAG ATTATGAATATTATCAATGACAACGAGGCTgcatttctctcctccctcctgcgGGGGCGGCGTATCATTGACAGGACTCTGCTGCAGATGGGTCCCTCCAAGCTCTTCCCAG GGGAGGTGGCCTGGTCTCTCTATGGAAACTTGGGGTTCCCCCTAGATTTAATTGGCTTGATGATTGAAGAAAAGGGGATCCAATTGGACTGGGCAGCTTTGGACCAGCTAGCTCAGGAAGATGCTAAG CGGAAAGCTCAGACCCAGCAGGCAGAACAACTGGAGGGCTCCGGTGTGCGATTGGACATTCATTCGCTGGCTCAGCTGCAGAGGGACGGTGTGCCTGCTACTGACGACTCGCCGAAATACGCCTACACGCTCGGGCAGGATGGGAGATATG CATTTAGCCCATGCCAGGCCACCGTCTTGATGCTGTACAAAGATCAGTCTCTTCAGAAGGAGGTTGGGGCAGGCCAGCGCTGCGGAGTCCTCCTGGACAGGACCAGCTTCTATGCAGAACAGGGAGGGCAGGCACATGATCGGGGCTACCTGGTGCGCCTGGGACAACAG GATGTGCTCTTCCCAGTGGAGTCGGTTCAGCTCTCCGGTGGCTACGTGATCCATGAGGTCACAGCCCCCGAGACCCTGCAGGCTGGGGACAGAGTGCAACTCTTTGTGGATGAG GCTCAGCGGCTGGCCTGCATGGTTAACCACACCGCCACTCATCTGCTGAGCTTTGCACTCCGCCATGTCCTAGGAGACCAGACAGAACAGCGAGGGTCCCACGTGACTGCTGATCAGCTGCGATTCGACTTCAGTACGCAG GCCCCTGTGACcacacagcagctgcaggaagtAGAAGGTGTGATTCAGGAAGTGGTTGACCAGAATGAAATTGTCTATATGGCAGAAGCCCCCCTGGCACTGGCAGGTGGCATTCAGGGACTCCGGACCATGGATGAG GTTTATCCAGATCCAGTGAGGGTGGTATCTGTAGGTGTCCCCATAGAAAGTGTACTGACCTCCAACTCTCAGGCTGCGATGCAGACTTCTGTGGAGCTGTGCTGTGGGAC GCACTTACTGCAGACAGGAGCTGTGCAGGATCTCACCATCACCTCCGAGCATCAGCTGGTTAAAGGGATCAGTCGCATCATTGCAGTGACTGGGGAGCAAGCCAAGCAG GCCCGGGAAGTAGGCCAGTCCTTGGCTAAAGAAGTGGATTCGCTCTCTGCACGGGTGAAACAGGGAAGCTCTTCCCTTCCCATGGTGCAGATCCTCTCCAAGGAGGTGGGCCGCCTGACTGAA GAGGTGGGCAGCACTGCTATACCccagtggcagagaagggaaatgCAGGCCATTCTCAAAGCCCTGCAGAGAGCAGCAAACACAGCGATTAGAAAACTGGAAATCAGTCAG GCTGCAGAGAAGGCGCAAGGCCTGCTGGAGAAGCATTCCAAGCAGCCAGTCATCATCGATACCATCCCGGCCGACTCACTctca ATCCTGATGAAGGTGGTGAACCAGCTTTGTGACAAGTCTCCTGGGGCTTCAGTGTTGCTGCTCAGCCCCCAGGCGTCTGGCGAGGTGCTCTGTGCCTGTCAGGTGTCCAAG AGTGCCCTGCCCACATTTTCTGCTGCGGACTGGGCCCTGGCTGTCTGTACTCACATGGGAGGCAAAGCAGGTGGCTCTGGCATTGTAGCCAAGGGTACTGGGAACACCAAGGACCTTCAGGGAGCCCTGACTGCTGCACTGGAGTTTGCTCGGACTAGACTCTGA
- the AARS2 gene encoding alanine--tRNA ligase, mitochondrial isoform X2, with protein MGLRGITCNIFKPIFLGTAHPRSELAQYKRVVNSQKCVRAGGKHNDLDDVGRDVYHHTFFEMLGNWSFGDYFKEEACGMAWELLTQIYEIPKDHLYITYFGGDASLGLSPDEESRDIWLSLGVPPSHVLPFPLRENFWEMGETGPCGPCTEIHYDHVGGGRHGAALVNQDSPDVVEIWNLVFMQYSREADGSLRPLPQHHVDTGMGLERLMTVLQNKRSNYDTDLFTPILDAIHKGCGGPGYQGLVGEADVRSVNMAYRVVADHVRTLSVCIADGVYPGMSGAELVLRRILRRAVRFCSEVLHAPPGFLASLVPAVVEVLGDAYPELRKNTDQIMNIINDNEAAFLSSLLRGRRIIDRTLLQMGPSKLFPGEVAWSLYGNLGFPLDLIGLMIEEKGIQLDWAALDQLAQEDAKRKAQTQQAEQLEGSGVRLDIHSLAQLQRDGVPATDDSPKYAYTLGQDGRYAFSPCQATVLMLYKDQSLQKEVGAGQRCGVLLDRTSFYAEQGGQAHDRGYLVRLGQQDVLFPVESVQLSGGYVIHEVTAPETLQAGDRVQLFVDEAQRLACMVNHTATHLLSFALRHVLGDQTEQRGSHVTADQLRFDFSTQAPVTTQQLQEVEGVIQEVVDQNEIVYMAEAPLALAGGIQGLRTMDEVYPDPVRVVSVGVPIESVLTSNSQAAMQTSVELCCGTHLLQTGAVQDLTITSEHQLVKGISRIIAVTGEQAKQAREVGQSLAKEVDSLSARVKQGSSSLPMVQILSKEVGRLTEEVGSTAIPQWQRREMQAILKALQRAANTAIRKLEISQAAEKAQGLLEKHSKQPVIIDTIPADSLSILMKVVNQLCDKSPGASVLLLSPQASGEVLCACQVSKSALPTFSAADWALAVCTHMGGKAGGSGIVAKGTGNTKDLQGALTAALEFARTRL; from the exons TTCAAGCCCATTTTCCTGGGCACAGCACATCCCCGAAGTGAGCTGGCACAGTACAAGCGTGTGGTGAACAGCCAGAAATGTGTGCGCGCTGGCGGGAAGcacaatgatttggatgatgtCGGCAGAGACGTTTACCACCACACCTTCTTTGAGATGCTGGGGAACTGGTCCTTTGGGGATTATTTCAAA GAGGAAGCATGTGGCATGGCATGGGAGCTCCTAACACAGATCTATGAGATCCCAAAAGACCATCTCTACATCACCTATTTTGGAGGAGATGCCTCACTGGGTCTGAGCCCAGATGAGGAGAGCAGGGACATATGGCTCAGCCTAGG GGTGCCTCCCAGTCATGTGCTTCCTTTCCCACTGAGGGAAAACTTCTGGGAGATGGGTGAGACAGGCCCTTGTGGCCCCTGCACCGAGATCCACTACGACCACGTGGGTGGCGGCAGGCACGGGGCAGCACTGGTGAACCAGGATAGCCCTGATGTGGTGGAGATCTGGAACCTGGTCTTCATGCAGTACAGCAG AGAGGCTGATGGGAGTCTGCGTCCATTGCCCCAGCACCACGTGGACACGGGGATGGGCCTAGAAAGGCTGATGACAGTTCTGCAGAACAAGCGCTCCAACTACGACACAGACCTCTTCACCCCCATCCTGGATGCCATCCACAAG ggCTGCGGGGGGCCTGGGTACCAGGGCCTGGTGGGGGAGGCCGATGTCAGGTCTGTGAACATGGCCTACCGCGTGGTGGCGGATCATGTGCGCACCCTGTCCGTGTGCATTGCCGACGGCGTGTACCCCGGCATGTCCGGGGCTGA GCTGGTGCTGCGCCGCATCCTGCGCAGAGCTGTCCGGTTTTGCTCTGAAGTTCTCCACGCTCCGCCAGGGTTCCTGGCCAGCTTGGTTCCTGCCGTGGTGGAAGTTCTG GGAGATGCCTATCCGGAGCTGAGGAAGAATACAGACCAG ATTATGAATATTATCAATGACAACGAGGCTgcatttctctcctccctcctgcgGGGGCGGCGTATCATTGACAGGACTCTGCTGCAGATGGGTCCCTCCAAGCTCTTCCCAG GGGAGGTGGCCTGGTCTCTCTATGGAAACTTGGGGTTCCCCCTAGATTTAATTGGCTTGATGATTGAAGAAAAGGGGATCCAATTGGACTGGGCAGCTTTGGACCAGCTAGCTCAGGAAGATGCTAAG CGGAAAGCTCAGACCCAGCAGGCAGAACAACTGGAGGGCTCCGGTGTGCGATTGGACATTCATTCGCTGGCTCAGCTGCAGAGGGACGGTGTGCCTGCTACTGACGACTCGCCGAAATACGCCTACACGCTCGGGCAGGATGGGAGATATG CATTTAGCCCATGCCAGGCCACCGTCTTGATGCTGTACAAAGATCAGTCTCTTCAGAAGGAGGTTGGGGCAGGCCAGCGCTGCGGAGTCCTCCTGGACAGGACCAGCTTCTATGCAGAACAGGGAGGGCAGGCACATGATCGGGGCTACCTGGTGCGCCTGGGACAACAG GATGTGCTCTTCCCAGTGGAGTCGGTTCAGCTCTCCGGTGGCTACGTGATCCATGAGGTCACAGCCCCCGAGACCCTGCAGGCTGGGGACAGAGTGCAACTCTTTGTGGATGAG GCTCAGCGGCTGGCCTGCATGGTTAACCACACCGCCACTCATCTGCTGAGCTTTGCACTCCGCCATGTCCTAGGAGACCAGACAGAACAGCGAGGGTCCCACGTGACTGCTGATCAGCTGCGATTCGACTTCAGTACGCAG GCCCCTGTGACcacacagcagctgcaggaagtAGAAGGTGTGATTCAGGAAGTGGTTGACCAGAATGAAATTGTCTATATGGCAGAAGCCCCCCTGGCACTGGCAGGTGGCATTCAGGGACTCCGGACCATGGATGAG GTTTATCCAGATCCAGTGAGGGTGGTATCTGTAGGTGTCCCCATAGAAAGTGTACTGACCTCCAACTCTCAGGCTGCGATGCAGACTTCTGTGGAGCTGTGCTGTGGGAC GCACTTACTGCAGACAGGAGCTGTGCAGGATCTCACCATCACCTCCGAGCATCAGCTGGTTAAAGGGATCAGTCGCATCATTGCAGTGACTGGGGAGCAAGCCAAGCAG GCCCGGGAAGTAGGCCAGTCCTTGGCTAAAGAAGTGGATTCGCTCTCTGCACGGGTGAAACAGGGAAGCTCTTCCCTTCCCATGGTGCAGATCCTCTCCAAGGAGGTGGGCCGCCTGACTGAA GAGGTGGGCAGCACTGCTATACCccagtggcagagaagggaaatgCAGGCCATTCTCAAAGCCCTGCAGAGAGCAGCAAACACAGCGATTAGAAAACTGGAAATCAGTCAG GCTGCAGAGAAGGCGCAAGGCCTGCTGGAGAAGCATTCCAAGCAGCCAGTCATCATCGATACCATCCCGGCCGACTCACTctca ATCCTGATGAAGGTGGTGAACCAGCTTTGTGACAAGTCTCCTGGGGCTTCAGTGTTGCTGCTCAGCCCCCAGGCGTCTGGCGAGGTGCTCTGTGCCTGTCAGGTGTCCAAG AGTGCCCTGCCCACATTTTCTGCTGCGGACTGGGCCCTGGCTGTCTGTACTCACATGGGAGGCAAAGCAGGTGGCTCTGGCATTGTAGCCAAGGGTACTGGGAACACCAAGGACCTTCAGGGAGCCCTGACTGCTGCACTGGAGTTTGCTCGGACTAGACTCTGA